A single window of Flavobacterium sp. 140616W15 DNA harbors:
- a CDS encoding MerR family transcriptional regulator, which translates to MHIELQPDKRYYSIGEIAKAFNVNASLIRFWDGEFDILKPKKNAKGNRMFTPEDVKNLQLIFHLVKERGFTLEGAKIHLKEGQKKTLDKFEIIRKLESIKKELIEIKNEL; encoded by the coding sequence ATGCACATAGAATTACAACCTGACAAACGATATTATAGTATTGGCGAAATCGCCAAAGCATTTAATGTGAATGCTTCTTTGATACGGTTTTGGGATGGAGAATTTGATATTCTTAAACCTAAAAAAAACGCTAAAGGCAACAGAATGTTTACGCCTGAGGATGTAAAAAACCTGCAGTTAATCTTTCATTTGGTAAAAGAACGTGGCTTTACACTCGAAGGAGCCAAAATCCACTTAAAAGAAGGACAAAAGAAAACATTAGATAAATTCGAAATAATACGTAAATTAGAGTCGATAAAAAAAGAATTGATAGAAATTAAAAACGAATTGTAA
- a CDS encoding M23 family metallopeptidase, with the protein MAKVKYYYDSENLAYRKIKTKKRTKFGFVVLFLVASTLFGFLAFVILLNTPYFETPKDRLQAREIENLKLNYSILNKKMDQIDAVVESLEERDNNLYRVYFNKKEIPDSIRKAGFSRIERYKALEGYNNSQLVIKTTKRIDVLSKQLAIQSRSLDEILKLASAKEDLLSAIPAIQPVQNENLKRMVSGFGYRTDPFTKVRKMHEGMDFTAKVGTPVYATGDGVIDRADNNASGFGNHVVIRHGFGYETLYAHLSKYNCRPGQRVKRGDVIGYVGSTGRSEGPHCHYEVHKDGKVVNPLNFYYGNISAVEYVAISQLANQENQSLD; encoded by the coding sequence ATGGCGAAAGTAAAATATTATTACGATTCGGAAAATTTGGCCTACCGAAAAATAAAAACTAAAAAAAGGACTAAATTTGGCTTTGTTGTCTTGTTTTTAGTGGCTTCTACATTATTTGGCTTTTTGGCTTTTGTAATATTGTTGAACACTCCTTACTTTGAAACTCCAAAAGACCGCTTACAAGCTCGTGAAATTGAAAATTTAAAATTGAATTATTCGATTTTAAATAAAAAAATGGATCAGATTGATGCTGTAGTTGAGAGTCTTGAAGAACGTGACAATAATTTATACAGAGTTTATTTTAATAAAAAAGAGATTCCAGATTCGATACGAAAAGCAGGATTTTCCAGAATTGAAAGATATAAAGCGTTAGAAGGGTATAACAATTCACAATTAGTAATCAAAACAACTAAAAGAATTGATGTTCTATCTAAACAATTAGCAATACAATCGAGATCATTAGATGAAATTTTAAAACTAGCGAGTGCCAAAGAAGATTTATTATCTGCAATCCCTGCCATTCAGCCAGTACAGAATGAAAATTTAAAACGCATGGTTTCTGGTTTTGGTTACAGAACAGATCCTTTTACCAAAGTACGTAAAATGCATGAGGGTATGGATTTTACAGCCAAAGTAGGAACTCCCGTTTATGCCACTGGAGATGGTGTCATAGATAGAGCTGACAATAATGCTTCTGGTTTTGGTAATCATGTCGTAATTAGGCACGGTTTTGGCTACGAGACTCTGTATGCCCATTTAAGCAAATACAACTGCCGACCTGGACAAAGAGTAAAACGTGGTGATGTAATTGGATATGTAGGAAGCACAGGAAGATCAGAAGGACCACATTGTCATTACGAAGTTCATAAAGATGGTAAAGTAGTAAACCCGCTTAATTTTTATTACGGAAATATTTCAGCAGTAGAATACGTCGCCATTTCGCAATTAGCAAACCAAGAAAATCAATCATTAGATTAA
- a CDS encoding ABC transporter ATP-binding protein, with translation MKLLYSYIIKHKMLLFLALVMATINICFSLSDSVITGKLMQDCGVGLAKYKGNEIGFIKSVAFWLGLSLGAAMISRITKNFQDYFTNVVIQRTGAQMYTDGIKKSLDLPFAEFEDQRSGETLSKLTKVRSDSEKLITLSISLIFQTVIGFIFVIIYVARIDYRISIIFLITAPIIALVSSYLGKKIKIVSRKIVNQTNALAGSTTESLRNIELVKSLGLTYQEEKRLNLNTFKILQLELQKIRFIRSLSFIQGTTVHFLRTCVVFTLYYFLFGQKIIVGDLLTMVFFTFFIFGPLQELGNFIIALNETKVSMENFKTLLSAPKEFRPKNPKHVGAIRSLLFSNVSFQHKTAKFKAVENINFDIKQGETVAFVGPSGSGKTTLVKLLVGLYTPAQGKVLYNDIDSTEIDLLDLRKQLGFVTQDAQLFSGTIRENLLFVKPSATDEDLHDALKRASCEKLLQRAEDGLNTTIGEGGIKVSGGEKQRLSIARAILRNPNLLIFDEATSALDSITEEEINTTIRNISDKNRITVLIAHRLSTVMHADKIFVLEQGKIIEQGKHDDLVLEKGLYYAMWRQQIGERK, from the coding sequence ATGAAATTACTATATTCCTATATAATCAAACATAAAATGCTGTTGTTTCTAGCCTTGGTTATGGCAACTATAAACATCTGCTTCAGCTTATCCGATTCTGTAATTACGGGGAAATTGATGCAAGATTGCGGTGTTGGATTAGCTAAATACAAGGGAAATGAGATTGGTTTTATTAAATCTGTAGCATTTTGGCTTGGTCTTTCACTTGGCGCAGCAATGATTTCAAGAATTACCAAAAACTTTCAGGATTATTTCACCAATGTTGTTATTCAGCGAACTGGTGCTCAAATGTATACTGATGGTATTAAAAAATCACTCGATTTACCTTTTGCTGAATTCGAAGACCAGCGTAGTGGCGAAACTTTAAGTAAACTGACCAAAGTACGCTCAGATTCTGAAAAATTAATTACACTTTCTATTTCTCTAATTTTTCAAACTGTTATCGGATTCATATTTGTAATCATTTATGTTGCCCGAATTGATTATCGCATTTCTATAATATTCTTAATTACAGCTCCAATTATCGCCTTAGTAAGTTCTTATTTAGGTAAAAAGATAAAAATTGTTTCTCGAAAAATTGTAAATCAAACCAATGCTTTGGCTGGTTCTACTACCGAAAGTCTTAGAAATATCGAACTTGTAAAAAGTCTTGGATTAACGTATCAGGAAGAAAAACGTTTGAATTTAAACACCTTCAAAATTCTGCAATTGGAATTGCAAAAAATCCGTTTCATCAGAAGTTTAAGTTTTATTCAAGGTACAACTGTTCACTTTTTAAGAACTTGTGTGGTTTTTACACTGTATTATTTCTTGTTTGGGCAAAAAATAATTGTGGGTGATTTACTAACTATGGTATTCTTTACTTTTTTCATTTTTGGACCTTTACAAGAATTAGGAAACTTTATAATTGCTCTTAATGAAACCAAAGTTTCTATGGAAAATTTTAAAACCTTGTTAAGCGCTCCAAAAGAATTTCGTCCAAAAAACCCAAAACACGTTGGAGCCATTCGCTCGTTGCTTTTTTCGAATGTAAGCTTTCAACATAAAACCGCTAAATTCAAAGCCGTAGAGAATATTAATTTTGATATTAAACAAGGAGAGACAGTAGCTTTTGTAGGTCCATCTGGCTCTGGAAAAACCACTTTAGTAAAACTATTGGTTGGATTATATACACCTGCTCAAGGTAAAGTTCTTTATAATGATATCGATTCAACCGAAATTGATTTATTAGATTTAAGAAAACAACTGGGATTTGTAACCCAAGATGCACAATTATTTTCAGGAACAATTCGGGAAAATTTATTGTTTGTTAAACCATCCGCTACAGATGAAGATTTACATGATGCTCTGAAAAGAGCCAGTTGTGAAAAGCTCTTACAGCGTGCCGAAGATGGTTTAAACACAACAATTGGCGAAGGAGGAATTAAAGTGTCAGGTGGAGAGAAACAGCGTTTATCTATTGCACGCGCCATTTTAAGAAATCCTAATTTGTTGATTTTTGACGAAGCAACTTCAGCATTAGACTCTATTACCGAAGAAGAAATTAATACTACAATCCGAAATATATCAGACAAAAACAGAATTACAGTTTTAATTGCACATCGATTATCAACTGTAATGCATGCTGACAAAATATTTGTATTAGAACAAGGTAAAATTATCGAACAAGGTAAACACGATGATTTAGTACTCGAAAAAGGATTGTATTATGCCATGTGGCGTCAACAAATTGGTGAACGAAAATAG
- a CDS encoding GSCFA domain-containing protein, with translation MQFRTQIPISQSNNPIDYNSKVLSLGSCFAVNMAEKLDYFKFNNSCNPLGILFHPLAIEKLINFAVLQKTFTEKDVFFHNERWHSFDVHSDLSNVNKEDLIYHLNQITKKTHQELTEATHVIITYGTSWVYRAKESNAVVANCHKVPQKQFTKELLPVEIIKESIKNTIDLIASINPEVKIIFTVSPVRHIKDGFVENQWSKSNLISSLYPTLNREEYKMQTEYFASYEIMMDELRDYRFYAEDMLHPNQIAIDYIWERFSENYISKEGITVMREIYEIQKGLSHRSFNPDSEQHRIFLSKLHKRIKSIEENWSYIKF, from the coding sequence ATGCAATTCAGAACTCAGATACCTATTTCACAAAGTAATAATCCGATTGATTATAATTCTAAAGTATTGTCATTAGGTTCTTGTTTTGCTGTAAATATGGCAGAGAAACTAGATTATTTTAAGTTCAATAATAGTTGCAATCCATTAGGAATTTTATTTCATCCTTTGGCAATTGAAAAATTAATAAATTTTGCGGTTTTGCAGAAGACATTTACAGAAAAGGATGTATTCTTTCATAATGAACGTTGGCACTCGTTTGATGTACATTCCGATTTAAGTAATGTGAATAAAGAAGATTTGATTTATCATCTCAATCAGATTACTAAAAAGACACATCAAGAATTAACTGAAGCGACTCATGTTATTATAACTTATGGAACTTCGTGGGTGTATCGTGCAAAAGAGAGTAACGCAGTAGTTGCTAATTGTCATAAAGTACCACAAAAACAATTTACTAAAGAACTGTTACCGGTTGAGATAATCAAAGAAAGCATTAAGAATACAATTGACTTAATCGCTTCGATAAATCCAGAAGTGAAAATCATTTTTACTGTATCTCCAGTTCGTCATATAAAAGATGGTTTTGTTGAAAATCAATGGAGTAAATCAAATTTAATTTCTTCACTGTATCCTACTTTAAATAGGGAAGAATATAAGATGCAAACAGAATACTTTGCTTCTTATGAAATCATGATGGACGAACTTCGTGATTATCGGTTTTATGCCGAAGATATGTTGCATCCTAATCAGATTGCTATCGATTATATTTGGGAAAGATTTAGTGAGAACTACATTTCTAAAGAAGGAATTACTGTAATGAGAGAGATCTACGAAATACAAAAGGGACTTTCCCATCGAAGTTTTAATCCAGACTCAGAACAGCATCGTATTTTTTTATCAAAATTGCATAAGAGAATAAAAAGTATAGAAGAAAATTGGTCATATATAAAATTTTAA
- a CDS encoding translocation/assembly module TamB: MNKKRISFLKKILRVLLWCVITLVTLLLLIIILIQVPAVQNFAKDKAITFLQKKIKTKVSLDRISIDFPKDIVLEGFYFEDQKKDTLLSGKRLEVDIDLFKLIDSEVEINSISLENTTANISRNKEGVFNFDYIIAAFASKEPEPVDPNSKPFKISVVKINLNKINLNFKDDFSKNDIRVKLTDFQTEFKKFDLDKMDFDIPNIDLNGLKLVLNQDLVEKIAEVSVNTVDTISKRSDFNLKLNKIKLSKIDISYDNKDSKLASGVTLDKLQLLVNTLDLNNQMLDFDAFELKNLKGNLQLGVKEKQIKTPDLDSTAIPQAGWKLKLKSADIQDVAFKYDDMQSKPNKKGIDYGHIDLDNFNLKAEKLYYANDTISGSIKSFAVNEKSGLKIQEFKTDFFYGPKNAYLNNLYLKTPQTLLQKEMKVGYPSIASITKNIDNLTLDANLNQAKIGFKDILLFVPDLQNTNPFKSNPNAILSVNARVNGKVKDLVIPQFEMAGIGSTKVSISGKITGMPDAQKAYYDLDIKNFVSSSKDVISFVPAGTIPKNIQLPSQFNLKGKFKGSVNNFKTNLALNSSFGNAKVDALFDQRIKKSERYDATISFTEFDLGKLIKNDSLGKITLKAKVKGKGLDPQTAQAHLDGIVQKAVFNKYTYKDLTLNGEIAKGAFAVKSGIKDPNLNFGLVANGRFDDKYPAVKLKLNLDIADLEKLNLHAGPMKLRGNIDADIINSNPDFLNGKVFLSNIQVLKGAQPIVLDSIKILAYADKERNNIKIQSQFLKAEVDGKYKLTTLSVALKKSLSKYMDLQVPKTKGDSDEQQVAFSLSVDSDPLLFQLIPKLKGLEPIKITGKYNNVVDSLEVKGTIPKIIYDTNTISDGKINIEAKDRALEYQVSVAPVESGDFKIPFVGLSGKIENNILEYALQIKDKEDKEQYFIKGELLHENAKSTIKFDSDNFVLNYDKWNLNSENCIEFGDKRLYIDKFFLDNSGNELKIQSQNEGKNAPLQIDFVNFKIETILNMVTKDKLLAQGLINGSALVENVMTKPTFTSDLKIDDFSFKGEPVGDIGIKVDYKTNNLLTANITLSEQGNDVNLTGNYKIDDSTFDFDVAINHLNIKSIQGFSMGNLKDGSGYLSGNFKITGNADAPKVNGELDFNDTAFKVTKFDSNFKITNEKIKLEDGAIIFDNFSVYDENKNELFVNGKINSNDFKNYDFGLTIKADNFRAINSTEADNDLFYGDLFLDANLNIKGTLDNPVVGGNIKINEDTKFTIVMPQSDPSIADREGIVEFVNEDNLLLKQTVAMENKLNQSQLIGMDVSVAISIDKKAELTLVIDKGNGDYLRLLGEADLIGGIDPSGKTTLTGKYEFSEGAYEMSFNMIKRKFDIQKGSYIIWNGEPTMANLNLTAIYKVNTAPIDLLGNQLGSKSQAVKNTYKQKIPFQALLKMNGELMKPEISFDIVLPDGNYDVSSDIITTSQAKLQQLRQDPAELNKQVFALLLLNRFVGENPFASESGGTSAESMARQSVSKILSDQLNNLAGELISGVELEFDLESTDDYTSGSKQNRTDLNVGVSKKLLDDRLKVTIGSSFALEGQERENEQDANIAGDVSIDYQLTKDGRYMLRAYRKNQYQVAVEGQVIETGVAFIITMNYNKFRELFHRSKEEKELIRKEKLRKEKESQKEKEEKKKEELDNEQEQKT; this comes from the coding sequence ATGAACAAGAAACGAATTTCTTTTCTAAAAAAAATACTTCGTGTGCTGCTTTGGTGTGTCATAACATTAGTGACATTATTGTTATTGATTATAATTTTAATTCAAGTTCCAGCAGTACAAAATTTTGCCAAAGATAAAGCAATCACCTTTTTGCAAAAAAAGATAAAAACTAAGGTTTCTCTAGATAGAATTTCTATTGATTTCCCTAAAGATATTGTATTAGAAGGGTTTTATTTTGAAGATCAAAAGAAAGATACGCTACTTAGTGGGAAACGTTTAGAAGTTGATATTGATTTGTTTAAACTAATAGACAGTGAGGTAGAGATCAACTCTATTTCTCTTGAAAATACTACTGCTAATATTTCGAGAAACAAAGAAGGAGTTTTTAATTTTGATTATATAATTGCTGCATTTGCTTCCAAAGAGCCAGAGCCAGTAGATCCTAATAGTAAGCCATTTAAAATATCGGTTGTAAAAATTAATTTGAATAAAATCAATCTGAATTTTAAAGATGATTTCTCTAAAAATGATATTCGTGTTAAGCTGACTGATTTTCAAACAGAATTTAAGAAATTCGATTTGGATAAAATGGATTTCGATATTCCGAATATTGATTTAAACGGATTGAAATTAGTCTTAAATCAGGATTTGGTTGAAAAAATAGCTGAAGTTTCGGTAAATACAGTAGATACAATTTCTAAAAGATCAGATTTTAATTTGAAATTAAATAAAATCAAACTGTCTAAAATTGATATTTCTTATGATAATAAAGATTCTAAACTTGCTTCAGGAGTAACACTAGATAAATTGCAATTGTTGGTCAATACATTAGATTTAAATAATCAAATGCTAGATTTTGATGCTTTTGAGTTAAAAAACCTAAAGGGGAATTTACAATTAGGAGTAAAAGAAAAACAGATTAAAACTCCAGATTTAGATTCTACCGCAATTCCTCAAGCAGGATGGAAGTTAAAATTGAAATCTGCTGATATACAAGATGTTGCTTTTAAATATGATGATATGCAATCGAAACCTAATAAAAAAGGAATTGATTATGGACATATTGATTTGGATAATTTTAATTTAAAAGCCGAAAAACTATATTATGCAAATGATACGATTTCGGGAAGTATAAAATCATTTGCAGTAAACGAAAAAAGCGGACTTAAAATTCAGGAATTTAAAACTGATTTTTTCTACGGGCCTAAAAATGCATATTTAAATAATCTATATTTAAAAACGCCACAGACTTTATTACAAAAAGAGATGAAAGTAGGCTATCCATCAATTGCATCGATTACTAAGAATATTGATAATCTTACATTGGATGCTAATTTAAATCAGGCGAAAATAGGATTTAAAGACATATTACTTTTTGTTCCAGATTTACAAAATACCAATCCGTTTAAGAGTAATCCTAATGCGATTTTATCTGTAAACGCACGAGTGAATGGGAAAGTAAAAGATTTAGTAATTCCGCAGTTTGAAATGGCTGGAATTGGATCTACAAAAGTTTCTATTTCGGGAAAAATTACTGGAATGCCAGATGCACAGAAAGCCTATTATGATTTAGATATTAAAAATTTTGTGAGTTCATCAAAAGATGTGATTTCGTTTGTGCCAGCAGGAACAATTCCTAAAAATATTCAGTTGCCGTCACAATTTAATTTAAAAGGAAAATTTAAAGGATCAGTTAATAATTTCAAAACCAATTTGGCATTAAATAGCAGTTTCGGAAATGCCAAAGTGGATGCTTTATTTGATCAGCGAATTAAGAAGTCAGAGAGATATGACGCAACAATTTCATTTACAGAATTTGATTTAGGTAAATTAATAAAAAATGATTCATTAGGAAAGATTACGCTTAAAGCAAAAGTAAAAGGGAAGGGACTGGATCCCCAAACGGCGCAGGCTCATTTAGATGGGATTGTACAAAAAGCAGTATTTAATAAATATACATACAAAGATTTAACTTTAAACGGAGAGATTGCTAAAGGAGCATTTGCAGTTAAGTCAGGAATAAAAGATCCGAATTTGAATTTTGGTTTAGTTGCCAATGGGAGATTTGATGATAAATATCCAGCAGTAAAATTAAAATTAAACTTAGATATTGCAGATCTTGAAAAGCTAAATCTTCATGCAGGCCCGATGAAACTTCGAGGAAACATTGATGCAGATATAATCAATAGTAATCCTGATTTTTTAAACGGAAAGGTTTTCTTATCAAATATTCAGGTTTTAAAAGGGGCACAACCAATCGTATTGGATTCTATTAAAATTTTGGCTTATGCCGATAAAGAAAGAAACAATATTAAGATACAGTCGCAATTTCTTAAAGCCGAAGTTGATGGAAAGTATAAGTTAACGACATTATCGGTAGCATTAAAAAAATCACTGTCAAAATATATGGATCTCCAGGTTCCTAAAACAAAAGGGGATTCAGATGAACAACAAGTAGCGTTTAGTTTATCGGTAGATAGTGATCCATTGTTATTTCAGCTTATTCCAAAACTTAAAGGTTTAGAGCCTATCAAAATTACTGGAAAGTATAATAACGTGGTAGATTCTTTGGAAGTAAAAGGAACTATTCCGAAAATTATTTATGATACAAATACAATTTCTGATGGTAAAATAAATATAGAAGCAAAGGACAGAGCATTAGAATATCAGGTTTCTGTAGCTCCTGTAGAGAGTGGAGATTTTAAAATACCATTTGTTGGCTTGTCAGGTAAAATTGAAAACAATATTTTAGAGTATGCATTGCAAATAAAAGATAAAGAAGACAAGGAACAATATTTTATTAAAGGAGAATTACTTCACGAAAATGCAAAAAGTACTATAAAATTTGATTCAGATAATTTTGTTTTGAATTATGATAAATGGAATTTGAATTCAGAAAACTGTATTGAATTTGGAGATAAAAGACTTTATATAGATAAGTTCTTTTTAGATAATTCAGGAAATGAACTAAAAATTCAATCTCAAAATGAAGGGAAGAATGCGCCATTACAAATAGATTTTGTCAATTTTAAAATTGAGACCATTTTAAATATGGTTACCAAAGACAAATTGTTAGCTCAAGGATTGATAAATGGATCGGCTTTGGTTGAAAATGTTATGACAAAACCAACTTTTACATCTGATTTAAAAATAGACGATTTTAGTTTTAAAGGAGAGCCAGTTGGGGATATAGGTATAAAAGTAGATTACAAAACCAATAATTTATTAACAGCTAATATTACATTAAGTGAGCAAGGAAATGATGTAAATCTTACAGGAAATTATAAAATTGATGATAGTACTTTTGATTTTGATGTAGCTATAAATCATTTAAATATTAAGAGTATTCAGGGCTTTAGTATGGGTAATCTTAAAGATGGTTCAGGCTACTTATCAGGTAATTTTAAAATTACAGGTAATGCTGATGCTCCAAAAGTCAATGGGGAACTAGATTTTAATGATACAGCTTTTAAAGTGACAAAATTTGATTCTAATTTTAAAATAACTAATGAAAAAATAAAATTAGAGGATGGTGCAATAATTTTCGATAACTTCTCTGTTTATGATGAAAATAAGAATGAGTTATTTGTTAATGGAAAAATCAATTCTAATGATTTTAAAAATTATGATTTTGGATTAACAATAAAAGCAGACAATTTTAGAGCTATTAATTCTACCGAAGCAGATAACGATTTGTTTTATGGAGATTTATTTCTAGATGCTAATTTGAATATAAAAGGAACGCTTGATAATCCAGTTGTAGGTGGAAACATAAAAATTAATGAGGATACAAAATTTACAATTGTTATGCCTCAATCAGATCCATCTATTGCCGATAGAGAAGGAATAGTAGAGTTTGTGAACGAAGATAATTTACTGTTGAAACAAACTGTTGCAATGGAAAATAAACTTAATCAATCTCAATTAATTGGTATGGATGTGAGTGTTGCTATTTCTATAGACAAAAAGGCAGAGCTTACTTTGGTTATAGATAAAGGAAATGGAGATTATCTGAGATTATTGGGTGAAGCAGATCTTATTGGAGGAATTGATCCTTCGGGAAAAACTACCCTTACGGGAAAATATGAGTTTAGTGAAGGGGCATATGAGATGAGTTTTAATATGATAAAACGAAAATTTGATATTCAAAAAGGAAGTTATATTATATGGAATGGAGAGCCTACAATGGCAAATCTAAATTTAACTGCAATATATAAAGTAAATACTGCTCCGATAGATTTATTAGGCAATCAGTTAGGAAGTAAGTCGCAAGCAGTTAAAAATACATACAAACAAAAAATTCCGTTTCAAGCTTTATTAAAGATGAATGGGGAGCTTATGAAGCCTGAGATTTCTTTTGATATTGTTCTTCCTGATGGTAACTATGATGTTTCATCAGATATTATAACTACTTCTCAAGCAAAATTACAGCAATTACGACAGGATCCAGCTGAATTAAATAAGCAGGTTTTTGCACTTTTACTTTTAAACCGATTTGTTGGTGAAAATCCTTTTGCAAGCGAAAGTGGTGGTACAAGTGCTGAATCTATGGCGAGACAAAGTGTGAGTAAAATACTTTCGGATCAATTAAATAATCTTGCAGGCGAATTGATAAGTGGAGTCGAATTGGAATTTGATTTAGAATCTACAGATGATTATACTTCGGGATCTAAACAAAACAGAACAGATTTAAATGTTGGAGTTTCTAAAAAGCTATTAGACGATAGATTAAAAGTAACCATTGGAAGTAGTTTTGCATTAGAAGGACAGGAAAGAGAGAATGAGCAGGATGCAAATATAGCAGGAGATGTTTCTATAGATTACCAACTTACAAAAGACGGACGATATATGCTTAGAGCATATAGAAAAAATCAATATCAAGTAGCAGTAGAAGGTCAGGTTATTGAAACTGGAGTTGCATTTATTATTACGATGAATTACAATAAGTTTAGAGAATTGTTTCATCGTAGCAAAGAAGAAAAAGAACTAATTAGAAAAGAAAAATTACGCAAAGAGAAAGAAAGTCAAAAAGAGAAGGAAGAGAAAAAGAAAGAAGAATTAGATAATGAACAAGAGCAAAAAACGTAG